Below is a genomic region from Argiope bruennichi chromosome 11, qqArgBrue1.1, whole genome shotgun sequence.
GGAGGATGAATtgcaaatgagttgcgatgtttcgccAACTCTTGATAACACTTgccatattaaattaaattcttcagtTACTTGATGGGAACTTTCATTTCTTGGAACTGTCGTGGTCTTCGGCCCAAAGTTGTTGACATAAAGCATATTCTTAATCAGCTCCATCCTGCTTGTTTTGCTTTTCAGGAAACATTCCTGAAACATGACATTGCTGTGAAAATACGTGGTTATAACTGTGCTCGGAAAGATGCTAATACTGGAAATAATCCTTCTGGTGGTGTTTGCATCTTAACTTCTAACCTCTACCCGAGCtctcatttaaatttacaaacttcCTTACAAGCTGTGGCTATTCAAGTACATATACGGACCCTTGTCACAGTTTGTAGTATATATTTGCCACCACATGCTGTCATTAACCAACACGAACTTAATAGTTTAGTGGACCAACTACCCAAGCCGTTCTTGCTTCTTGGcgattttaatgctcatagtattttgtggggttcggaaagtacaaattctcgtgggcggcagattgaaCAATTTATCTCTGATAActctctctgtctgctcaatcatgacgagaaaacctatttccatgaacccacacgtacatTTCACAGTCTGGATCTGGCTATTTGCTCTCCTGATCTCTTTCCGTTGCTCAGTTTTACAGTTGGGAATGATCTCTTTGGTAGTGATCACTTCCCCTTAATGGTCTCCTATGTTGATAGAGGCGGCGTGACTTCTTGTCCcccgcgtttcctattccagcgggcagactggactgCTTTCTCGCAACAGGCAATAATTTTGGAGAATATGGTCAAAAAGACTGATATCACAGAGGCAGTACAAACTGTAGTTGACTGCTTAATTGATGCTGCGAACAATACCATTCCCAAAAGCTCCCCACGTCCGAGGAAATTCccgagaccgtggtggaatgaagcttgccgcgacAGTCACCGTGAACAAAAAAAGCGGTGGAATATCTTCAGAAGGTATCCCACAAcagataatttaattgcttttaaacgtGCTAGAGCTAATGCTCGTCGTATCCGTAGAAAAACCCAGAGAGAATCTTGGATTAATTTCATCTCTTCCATCACAGCCTTTACTTCTTCGAAACTACTCTGGAAGAAGGTTAAGGCGGCAAATGGAATTcataaagaattttctattccTGTTCTTGAGACGGAAAATGGAAGTGTATCTTCCCCATTAGATGTTGCCAATGCTCTCGGATATGCATTTGCACAGGTTTCTGCTGTCGAATCATATAAGCCttcttttgtagaaattaaaaatcgtGCACAACAGAAACCATTGAGTTTTGCTACTCGAAAATGCTTTCCATATAATTCGGAATTTAAAATGCACGAACTACTAACGGCTTTGTCAAAGActcatgataccagccctggtccagatggaatcacatataacatgcttcgccatttgtctGCTACTTCTCTTTCcaatctgttaattttatttaatcggatttggattgaacagaagtttccatcacaatggcatgaagctattgtgattccaatcctgaaACCCGGCAAAGATCCCTCTAACCCTCTGCACTACAGGCCTATTGCACTCACAAGTTGTCTATGCAAGACACTTGAGCGCATGGTTAACACACGTCTTATATTTGAACTGGAGAGGAAAGAATGCATCCCGCTGCTGCAGAGTGGTTTTCGCCGAGGACGCTCGACTTTTGACAATATTGTTTTACTCGAAACTCAAATCCGCAATGCATTTGTCCGTCGGAATCATCTAGTCTCTATCTTCTTCGACATAGAAAAGGCCTATGACCGGACCTGGCGGTTCGGTATTCTCTCTACGCTTGCAAAGTTTGGATTCAAGGGAAATTTgcccatgtttttaaaaaactttttatcattgCGTACATTTCGTGTTCGGGTCGGTAAATCATATTCCGATCCTTTTATTCAAActgagggtgttccacagggaagcatcctcagtgttacactttttatctgTCATTTCagtcaaattcttaatgttttacccTCATCCATTCAGGCTActctttatgttgacgatcttcAGATCTCCTGCCAAGGAAGCAACATGCGCTTAATAGAGCGCCAGCTGCAGGTTGCAGTTAACAAACTGGTGGGATGGTGTGATGAAAACGGACATACTATTTCTCCTGAGAAAAGTCAATGCATTCACTTTTGCAGAAAACGAGCCATTCATTTGGATCCTTCAATCCATATTGGGAATAATGGAGTACCTGtggtcaatgaaataaaatttctgggaataatatttgaccgtaagctcactttccttccgcatgtcttacatctgcggaagaagtgtgacagatCGTTAAACATTCTTAAAGTACTTTCTAGAaccacttggggagcagatcgcaCTTCCTTGCTCCGAATATACGAAGCAATGACTTTATCTCGTATGGAttaccccctcaggggctcacctactataggtgagtacgggtctcccaatcccgaggtacccagggatctttactcattttatgtttactctcccctACGCCTATTGCTTTctgcttgatccttccatccctcgacggcaagcgagggagctctccatgagaagctgtcgccgctctgtttgcttcttgcttctcatggacagccaaaaccccacgtgttagccgtgcgtggcgaccctttagacgggtggtgcactgtggtcccctgtgcatcaatcggccggtagctaGCAACCCGAGTttctagtctgctagggatcaagcgaaggggttactccttgggcttggcgttaagggtggtcactgtccccgggggtaactccgagcgtataggttccggctagcaccaaggtaagcgccgaggctgggaatggccagagccggtggctgccttcccttgttgggctccgtggtgggcggtgccgtcggacctgaagTCTTTTCATATCGCATGGGGCCTCGCCGCaatgctcccttcagtgggcatcttTCTGTACCGTCACAAGTTTTAAAACCGTACGATGCATTTTTTATTGTGAAGCGTGTTTCTGAAGTTAAAGAATCGTTCCATACCGTATCACCTTTTCTTGTAGAAAAAGCTTTAACCGGAAGTGTAGGAGAAGTGGCATCTGTTCGAAAACTTCGTTCAGGTGACCTACTCGTTAAAGTTGCATCAAGACAACAatcgaacaaaattttaaaattgaaatctatcGGCACAATAAAAGTTACTGTTACTCCACATGGTTCCTTGAATTCCTCGAAAGGTGTAATTTCTTGTGGGGAACTGTTCAATGTCTCTTTGGAAGAAATCACTCAAAAACTGCAAAGTCAAGGAGTGACCCAGGTGCGCCGAATTTCTATTAGGCGAGATGGAAAACTCCTTAATACTAAGcatcttattttaacatttaactctCCAAAATTGCCAGAGTCGATAAAGGCTGGGTACATGAAATTACCCGTAAGACCTTATGTTCCGAATCCTTTGAGATGCTTCAATTGCCAGCGTTTCGGCCATTCAAAGGCTAACTGCCGCGGGACTTTaacatgcgcccgttgtgcagtaCCTGGCCACGAAAGTAATGAGTGTTCAGcgaaagaaaaatgtgtaaactGTAAAGAAGACCACGCCTCTTTCTCTCGCTTATGCCCTATCtggaaaagagaaaaagagattATTTCTGTTAAAGTTAAAGAGCAGGTGTCATTTCCTGAAGCTCGGAGAATTGTCAGAGCTCGTACACCTGCACTCGGAACAAACTATGCTTCTGTTGTAAAGGGTCCACCAAAAACTGTAGGGATCCAATATGACACAAAAGATTTTAAGGCTAACTCTGAAACTGATAGTTCAGTTACAATATCTGAATCTGATCAGTCTTCCAATGTTACGCCAACTATAATCAAACACACACGAAAGAAACATAAATCTGCTTCCGAAAAATCTCTGGCTctcaaactttcaaaaaaaggTCGTTCACAAAGagacttgaagaaaaaaatttcgtctTTATCAGTCCGGAATTCAGTCGCTTTGGGATTAGCGACAGAGAGCTTAGCTCACAAGGACTTGCCGACCATATTTGATAAACCCACTAGTCTTGATCACCTTTCCCTCCATCCGTCAGAGGAGGAGGATTTTACAATGAGCTGTGATGTTCCAAAAACTCAAAGCAATGTTGCAAATGATTTATCTccaaacaatatttcttaatgggtaccttcgtttcttggaattgtcgtggtCTGAGATCCAAAATTACTGACATCAAGTGCATTATCAATCAATTTCATCCTTCTTGTTTTGCATTTCAAGAAACGTTCTTGAATCCTAACGTTTCTTTCAAACTTCGTGGCTACAATATAATCCGTAAGGATGCAGACACAGAAACTAGtaattctggaggtgtctgtatcttAACTTCTAACCTTTTCCCCAGTACACCTCTCAAATTACATACTCCCTTACAGGCTGTGGCAGTTCAGGTTCATACAAGAACACTTGTTACAGTCTGTTCTATATATTTGCCACCACATGATGTCATCAATCAGCAGCAACTTAATAATCTTGTTGATCAGTTGCCTTCACCATTTTTAATACTCGGCGACTTCAATgggcatagtactttgtggggttcagaaagtacaaattctcgtgggcgacagatcgaGCAGTTTATTaccaataactgtctctgtctgctcaataataatgagaaaacgtactttcatgaacccacacGCAGCTTCCATAGTCTTGACCTAGCCATTTGCTCTCCTGAATTGCTACCATTTCTGAATTTCACAGTTGCCAGTGATCTTTATGGCAGTGATCACTTTCCATTAATTGTCCCCCATGCTAATAGTGGTGTTGCGACTCCATGTCCTCCACGTTTTCTATTTGAGCGGGCAAATTGGACTGCCTTTACGCAACTTGCAGACATCACAGAGACAATGGTTAAACTTTCGGATATCACGGAAGCAGTGCAAAATGTTACCGATTGTATTATTTATGCCGCAAACAATACCATTCCAAAATGTTCCCCACGTGCGAGGAAATTCCGGAAACCGTGGTGGAATGACTCTTGCCGCGACAGTTACAGAGAACAAAAGAAACGATGGAATATTTTTCGCAAGTACCCTTCAACAGAAAACCTTATTGCGTTTAAGCGCGCCAGAGCTAATGCTCGCCGCATCCGCCGACAAAgccagagggaatcttggattcgCTTTGTGTCTTCAATCACATCTTCCACTTCAAGCAAATTGCTTTGGAAAAAAGTAAAAGCTGCAAATGGGATCTACAAAGATTTCTCCTATCCCGTGCTAAAGACAGGAAATAGAACGATTGCCTCTCCCATAGATGTTGCTAATACTCTCGGGTATActttcgcacaagtttccgctgCCGATTCATATAATTCTGCTTTTTTGGCGAagaagaatcgcgcggaacggggAGTTTTGCGTTTTTCCACCCGAAGATCCCTTCCTTACAATTCTGAGTTGAGGATGCATGAACTGCTAACGGCCTTGTCTAAAGTTAAGGATACAAGCCCCGGTCCGGATGGAATTacctataacatgcttcgccatttatctgaaacttctctttcaaatttgttatatttatataaccgCATTTGGTTTGAGCAGAAGTTCCCTTCGCAATGGCACGAAGCTATTGTTATTCCCATCCTTAAACCCGGTAAGGACTCTTTTGACCCTCTGAATTACAGACCTATAGCTCTCACAAGTTGTTTGTGCAAGACATTGGAACGAATGATCAATTCTAGGTTAGTTTTCGAATTAGAGAAGAGGGCATGTATTCCGCAAATGCAGAGCGGTTTTCGTAGAGGGCGTTCCACATCTGATAATATCGTCCTTCTCGAGACTCAAATCCGCAATGCATTTGTCAGTCGGAATCATCTAGTGTCCGTATTTTTTGACGTTCAGAAGGCGTATGATCGAACTTGGCGCTTTGGAATTCTTACAactcttttaaattttggttttcgaGGAAATTTGCCTGTTTttctaaagaactttttatctttaagatCGTTTCGTGTTCGAATgggtaatttttattcagatccttttattcaagctgagggggtTCCACAGGGAAGCATCCTCAGTGTAACGCTTTTTATGCTTCATTTTagtcaaattcttaatgttttaccttcatctgttcaaAGCACCTTATATGTAGATGATCTCCAGATCTCCTGCCAAAGCAGCAATATGCACTCAATGGAACGCCAACTGCAGATTGCAGTTAATAAGCTTATTGACTGGTGTGATGATAATGGACACACGATTTCTCCGGAAAAAAGTCGTTGTATTCACTTTTGCAGGAAAAGAGGTCTTCATTTAGATCCTGCAATTTACATTCGAAATGTCGCAATTCCTGTTGtggatgaattcaaatttttagggataatatttgaccgtaagctcactttccttccgcatgtcctacatctgcggaagaagtgtgacaggtcaTTGAATATTCTTAAGGTACTATCAAGAaccacttggggagcagatcgtaCATCTTTGCTTAGAATTTACGAAGCAATCATTCTTTCACGCATTGATTACGGTTGTATGGTATACGGGTCTGCAAGGTTTTCCGTTTTACGCAGATTGGACACCATACACCACTCTGCACTAAGAATTTGTTCGGGAGCATTTCGAACTTCACCAGTGGAGAGTCTTTACGTTGTCTGTCACCATCTTCCTTTAAATTTACGGCGTCAAAAAATGTCTGTACAATATTACCTCCGTGCTTTATCAATCCCGAAACACCCTTTACACTCTTTTATGCTTCCTGTTCGCCTTCGGAGATTATACATGGCTCGACGTTCTCACATTCTTCCCTTTTGTGAGAGAGCTAAATCACTCCTCGAGGATTCGGAACTACATGATGTGAGTATTCatacatttgatttatttgcatttcctCCTTGGGATTTACCAcggttttcctttttaaatcctttttatggATTTGAGAAACCGACAACGGCCcctgtaatttttcaaaacctttttatgTCTCATCGCTCTCAGTATTCGACCCATATGCCTATTTTCACAGATGGTTCCAAGTCGGACGGACAGGTTGGGTGTGGTATCATTTTTGATACAGAAACAATAAGTTATCGTTTGCATACCTCTTTTTCAGTATTATCTGCTGAATTAATGGCAATTTTCTATGCGCTACAAACAGTATCTCTCTCTACTGAgcgtaaattttgtatttacacCGACAGCATGAGTTCTTTGAAAACACTCTCcaattttcataatcaaatacATCCTATCGTTCTGGAAATTCTGCACCTCTTAAGAACTCTGGAAAACAGGgactacaaaattttattttgctgggttCCGAGTCACGTTGGGATAACAGGAAATGAACAGGCTGACAACGCTGCGAAAACGGCGTCTTTGTTTATGCAGCGTGAGGTGCCATTTTACGATGCGAAGCAATTGTTTAAGCGTCGTATTAATGCTATATGGCAGGAATCGTGGAATCAACAAAAcagtaacaaattatattttattagaccTACAATTACATTATGGGCTGCTCTTCCAGTGCGTGAGCTCGAAGTCAAAttgactagactccgcattggtcacactcgtttaacccataaacatcttttattaggCGATCGAGTTCCTTTTTGCTCAAGATGCCGAACGATTTTAACAGTTCTTCaccttttaattgaatgccctgtttttaatcatcatcgtttacgattttttaatgattcaacagtggacatgcaaatgcttgtgggggaacatccccacaaaaatgtttttaaatttttaaaagaaattggtttaTATCATCTTATTTAATACTTCGTTACCATTTTTTACTCTCGTTgctaattttaagagtcattgccaagtaatttttaatcggtttctaattttacataaagacacgctttttatattataaccatatgtctggcgcagtatagtcatcTATGGCTCTTGCGCCCTTAAATCccacaatccaatccaatcccgaggttcccagggatctttactccctttcagttcgctctcctctccgccttctgctgtctgctatgtctttccttccctcgacggcaagcgagggagctctccatgagaagctgtcgccgctctgtttgcttcttgcttctcatggacagccaatgtcccacgtgttggccgtgcgtggcgacccatttgaaagacgggtggtgcactgtggtccccggtgtatcaatcggctggtacctagtcacctgagtggctagtctgctagggatcaagcaaaggggttactccttgggcttggcgttaagggtggtcactgtccccgggggtaactccgagcgtataggttccggctagcaccaaggtaagtgccgaggctgggaatggccagagccggtggctgccttcccttgttgggctccgtggtgggcggtgccgtcgggcccgaatcattcaccatatcgcatggctcctcccaaaaagggtcccttcagtgggcgtcatAAAGCACCAGTTTCTGTAAATTCTTaccattttgatagtttttttgttGTAAAGCGGATCTCTAATGCTAACGAATCATTCGATAATGTATCGCCATTTCTTGTTCAGAAGGCTGTAACTGGAACAGTTGGCGAtgtaacttcaataaaaaaaatgcgctCTGGGGACTTGCTTGTTGAGGTTAATTCTCGGAAGCAAGCCCAGcagatacaaaaaattaaaaatttagctacaATACCGGTTACTGTTAATCCACATCAATCTTTGAACACCTCTAAAGGTGTGATTACCTGTGGGGAATTGCTAAATGTTCCCTTGGAGGTAATTATTGCAGAAATGAAACCGCAGGGTGTCACGAATGTTCGCCGCATCACTCTTCGGCGTGATGGAGAACTTCTGGAGACAAAACATCACATTTTAACGTTCAATACACCTAAACTGCCAGAATTTGCTTATGCCGGCTACATCAGACTACCAGTCCGTCCATATATACCAAACCCTCTGAGATGTTTCCATTGCCAGCGCTTTGGACATTCTAAAATGAATTGCCGCGGGTCATTAACATGTGCCCGTTGTGCAGGTAAAGGGCATGACAGCCAGGAATGTTCCGCACAGGAAAAGTGTGTGAACTGCAGTGGCAATCACCCTTCTTATTCTCGATCATGCCCGCGCTGGATACTAGAGAAACAAATCACTACTGTTAAGTTCAAAGAAGATATTACGTATCCCGAAGCCAGGCGTAAGGTTCAAGCGCAAACGCCTACTCCTGGTAAGAGTTATGCTTCTGTACTTCAAAACACCTATTGTTCAAACTGCTCCTGTGCAAATTGTgtgaaaaactctaaaaaatacaAACCACCTGAAAAACTTACAGATTCCGattctgaaaaatcaattaatgatacttctgaaaaatcaattaatgataCTTCTGACACTCCTAAGGTTGTAAAAACAAAGTCTAAACGCAAAAAACAAAGCTCACTAACATTAAAACTTGCAAAACGCGGTCTTTCGCAAAAAGATTTacctctgaaattaaaaaaatcaacctcCAAAAATTCCGTCGCTTTGGGAATGGCGATGCAGGGTAATGTCCAAAAGGATTTAACAACGATCTTTGGGGATAAGTTGCATAGCCCTGATATAAAATTACATCCCTCTGAGGATGAAGATGAGCTTGATATGAGTTGCGATGATCCGGCAACTCAGACTAATGCCTCTGTTCTTTCTCCAGCCAAAcatctctcttaatgggtaccttcgtttcttggaattgtcgcggcatccGGTCCAAATTGCAGGATATCAAGTCCATTATTAACAATTCTCATCCTGTCTGTTTCGGTGTTCAGGAGACCTTCTTGATACCCAACATTCCACTAAAATTACGCGGATAtaactgtgttcggaaagatgcaggcactgAATCTCATGGTTCTGGAGGTGTCTGCATCTTTACTTCAAACCTTTATCCGAGCACTCCTCTTATGTTGCATAcatctcttcaggctgtggctgtgcaggtccatatacgatctttggtcacagtctgctgtatttatcttCCGCCACATGATATAATACGTCAACAAGACCTTGACACATTAGTGGACCAACTTCCTTCGCCTTTTATTATAATCGGcgatttcaacggacatagtactttgtggggctcggttagtacaaactctcgtgggcagcagattgaacagtttattgctaacaactgtctctgtctgctcaataatgacgaggTAACGTACTTCCATGcccccacacgtagcttccactgTCTTGACCTGGCCATATGCTCTCCTGAACTGCTACCGATGTTGAATTTGACAGTTGGAGAggatctgcacaatagcgatcactttcccctaATACTCTCCCACACTGATAGCGGTAGTGCGGCTATTTGTCccccgcgttttctattccagcgggcagactggaataCATTTTCACAACTAGCGGTTATCAATGAGGCTATGGTTAGTGatacagatatttcaaaagcaatacAAAATGTGATTGATACGATAATAAATGCCGCAAACACCACCATTCCGAAAACATCCCCACgtttaagaaaatttcgtagaccgtggtggaataaaGCCTGTCGCGACAGccataagaaacagaaaaaatcatGGAATCTATTTAGAAGGTACCCGACGACTGAGAACTTGGTCGCTTTTAAGAAAGCCAAAGCGCTTGCTCGTCGCATTCGCCGCCGCAGTCAGAGAGAATCATGGACTAAATTTGTTTCATCCATCACGTCCTCTACTAccagtaaacttttatggaaaaaggtaaaggctgctaatgggatctataatgaaacttctattccagttttaaaaacTGGTAATATGATGTATTCGGACCCATTAGACGTTGCTAACATTCTTGGCCAagcgtttgcacaagtttccgcaactgattcttacagccctgattttctggcaattaagaatcgcgcggaacggttgcctttgcgcttTAAAACCCGAGATGTCATTCCATATAATTGTGAATTCAGGATGTTTGAATTGGAAACGGCGCTGTCTCAAGTCCATGATACCAGTCCTGGGCCAGATGGAATCgcatataacatgcttcgccatttgaataccatttccctttccaatctgttaatgctttttaacagaatatggactgagcagaaatacccttcacaatggcgagaagctattgtgattcctatcttaaaacctggcaaagaaccatctgtccctctgaactacaggccgattgctcttacaaattgcctttgtaagaccttcgagcgcatggtcaatgctcgacTAATTTTCGAATTAGAGAAACATGGTTGCATCTCCccattgcagagtggtttccgtagaggtcgctcAACTCTTGACAACCTCGTATTACTGGAAACCGaaattcgcaatgcatttgtCAGGAGAAACCACCTTGTGTCTATATTCTTTGATATAGAAAAAGCGTATGACCGAGCATGGCGCTATGGTATACTTTCTACCATTTTTAACTTTGGATTTAGAGGAAATttgcccatatttttacaaaattttttgacacaACGTACCTTTCGTGTTCGAATTGGTAatgtttattctaattattttattcaagctgagggtgttccgcaaggaagtgtcctcagtgtcacgctttttattgttcatctaagccaaattttaaataagttgccTTCATCTGTTCAGGGAACACTATATGTTGATGATCTGCAAATCTCATGCCAAGGCAGTAATATGGATTTATTAGAGAGACAATTACAACACGCAGTAAATAAATTGGTAGCATGGTGCAATAACAATGGTCACACCATCTCCCCAGAGAAGAGTAGCTGTGTACACTTCTGTAGGAAAAGAGGCATTCATCAGGATccgaatattcaaataaatgattcACCGATTCCTGTAGTGAATGAAGTACGATTCTTGGGAGTAATTTTCGATCGAAAGCTCACCTTTCTCTCGCATATCTTACACCTGCGAAGAAAGTGTGAGAAATcgttaaacattttgaaagtactctccagaacatcttggggtgccgatcgaacctcccttctccgtATTTATGAGGCAATAGTCCTCTCCCGAATAGATTACGGGTGCATGGTATATGGTTCCGCCCGTTCATCTGTTCTGAGGCGTCTAGATCCAGTTCACCATTCAGCTTTGCATATCTGTTCTGGTGCATTTCGTACCTCTCCGGTTGAAAGCCTCTATGTCATATGTCATCAGCTACCCCTTTGCTTAAGGAGGCAGAAATTATCTGCTCAGTTTTATTTCAGAACTAAATCTGTTTCAAAACACCCCTTAAGCAATATGGCACTACCAGTAGGTCTGCGTCGATTGTATAATGCCCGTCCTTCGCACATACTTCCCTTTTATGATAGAGTCAAATTGCTGCTGCATGACTCGGATCTCAAAGACGTTCATATTAAAGCAGTTGATTCCTTTTGCTTCCCTCCCTGGGATATCCCGCGTTTTTCCTTTTTGAACCCCTTTACAGGATTCGATAAATCCTTAACTGCACATGTTGTTTTTCAGCAGCTGTTTTTATATCACCGCCATCAGTATTCATCTTTTGTGCCTATTTTCACGGACGGCTCGAAAACAGATGGACATGTTGGATGTGGCATTGTGTTTCCATCTGAGACATTCAGTcaccgtcttcataattgttgTTCCGTTTATACTGCTGAGTTaatggcaattttctgtgctcttcagaaaatttcgGCTGCTACTCAgcataatatcattatttattctgatagcatgagtgctctGAAAGCACTTTCTAATTATCACAACAGAATGAATCCAATTGCTATTCGAATTTTGTTTATGTTGCGTGTATTAGAACAAGCTGGTCTAAGCATCTTATTTTGTTGGGTTCCTAGTCACGTGGGCATTTTAGGGAATGAGAAAGCAGATTTAGCTGCAAAATCTGCGTCGACATTTATGATCAAAGGACTTCCGTTTTGCGACGTTAAACTGTCTCTTAACTGCAGCATTTTATCTACCTGGCAAaagtcatgggatctgcagatccataataaattacatttcatcaaaCCGAAAATTAATTTGTGGCCAGTTAACactatacgagaggttgatgtcaaattgactcgcctccgtataggacatactcgttaCACACACAGGCACCTCATTTTTGGCGAGACGGCTCCAAGGTGTCTCACGTGTGGTGttgattttacaataaatcacattttaattgaatgcccatcTTTTAATTCCTTCCGTCTACACTTTTTTAAGTCTTCGTCATTGACTTTGCAGGACCTGGTGGGAgagaaattccacccaaacatttttaaatttttaaaaactatcggTTTTTATATCTGTATCTAGTGCTTTTTAACTACTGCTaacgcttgatttttttttttttttttacatcgatCAATTGTAGCGTTTTTATCGAAACAGTGTTCCATATAGAATTA
It encodes:
- the LOC129957310 gene encoding uncharacterized protein LOC129957310: MGPRRNAPFSGHLSVPSQVLKPYDAFFIVKRVSEVKESFHTVSPFLVEKALTGSVGEVASVRKLRSGDLLVKVASRQQSNKILKLKSIGTIKVTVTPHGSLNSSKGVISCGELFNVSLEEITQKLQSQGVTQVRRISIRRDGKLLNTKHLILTFNSPKLPESIKAGYMKLPVRPYVPNPLRCFNCQRFGHSKANCRGTLTCARCAVPGHESNECSAKEKCVNCKEDHASFSRLCPIWKREKEIISVKVKEQVSFPEARRIVRARTPALGTNYASVVKGPPKTVGIQYDTKDFKANSETDSSVTISESDQSSNVTPTIIKHTRKKHKSASEKSLALKLSKKGRSQRDLKKKISSLSVRNSVALGLATESLAHKDLPTIFDKPTSLDHLSLHPSEEEDFTMSCDVPKTQSNVANDLSPNNIS